The Streptomyces sp. NBC_01268 genome window below encodes:
- a CDS encoding acyl-CoA desaturase, which yields MTISPEVTSETATEVRGTAPDLPTATLGGDSKRSIEQITLLLFITVPFLALVAAVPLAWGWGVSWLDLGLMTAMYYIGCHGITIGFHRYFTHGSFKAKRPLRIALAIMGSLAVEGPLVRWVADHRKHHKFSDAEGDPHSPWRFGETLPALMKGLWWAHIGWMFDEEQTPQYKYAPDLIKDPAIRRISRQFVLWTVVSLAIPPVVGGLVTMSWWGAFTAFFWGSLVRVALLHHVTWSINSICHAVGKRPFKSRDRSGNVWWLAVLSCGESWHNLHHADPTSARHGVLRGQVDSSARLIRWFEQLGWASDVRWPAASRIEARRQSAPADAA from the coding sequence ATGACCATCAGCCCCGAGGTGACCTCGGAAACCGCCACCGAGGTGCGCGGGACCGCCCCGGACCTGCCCACCGCCACGCTGGGCGGCGACAGCAAGCGTTCGATCGAGCAGATCACGCTGCTGCTGTTCATCACGGTGCCGTTCCTGGCCCTGGTCGCGGCGGTGCCGCTGGCCTGGGGCTGGGGGGTGAGCTGGCTCGATCTCGGGCTCATGACGGCGATGTACTACATCGGCTGCCACGGCATCACGATCGGCTTCCACCGCTACTTCACGCACGGTTCGTTCAAGGCGAAGCGCCCGCTGCGGATCGCGCTGGCGATCATGGGCTCGCTGGCGGTCGAGGGGCCGCTGGTGCGCTGGGTGGCGGACCACCGCAAGCACCACAAGTTCTCGGACGCGGAGGGCGACCCGCACTCGCCGTGGCGGTTCGGGGAGACGCTGCCGGCCCTGATGAAGGGGCTGTGGTGGGCGCACATCGGCTGGATGTTCGACGAGGAGCAGACGCCGCAGTACAAGTACGCGCCCGATCTGATCAAGGACCCGGCGATCCGCCGGATCTCCCGCCAGTTCGTGCTGTGGACCGTGGTGTCCCTGGCGATCCCGCCGGTCGTCGGCGGTCTGGTGACGATGTCGTGGTGGGGTGCGTTCACGGCGTTCTTCTGGGGCTCCCTGGTCCGGGTGGCGCTGCTGCACCACGTCACCTGGTCGATCAACTCGATCTGCCACGCGGTGGGCAAGCGCCCCTTCAAGTCGCGTGACCGCTCGGGCAACGTGTGGTGGCTCGCGGTGCTGTCCTGCGGCGAGTCCTGGCACAACCTGCACCACGCGGACCCGACCTCGGCCCGGCACGGTGTCCTCCGGGGCCAGGTCGACTCCAGCGCGCGGCTGATCCGCTGGTTCGAGCAGCTCGGCTGGGCGTCCGACGTGCGCTGGCCGGCCGCGTCCCGCATCGAAGCCCGGCGCCAGAGCGCGCCCGCCGACGCGGCATGA
- a CDS encoding TetR/AcrR family transcriptional regulator, with protein sequence MMEDVAIDGSTGGTSEPKPRRGRRVRMTGAERREQLLDIGRTLFAEKGFEGTSVEEIAAKAGVSKPVVYEHFGGKEGLYAVVVDREMRQLLDMVTGALTAGHPRELLEQAAFALLDYIERYTDGFRILVRDSPVAQSTGTFASLISDIATQVEDILGLEFKARGFDPKLAPLYAQALVGSVALTGQWWLDVRKPKKAEVAAHLVNLAWHGLDGLEQKPRLIGHRKN encoded by the coding sequence ATGATGGAAGACGTGGCGATCGACGGCAGTACAGGCGGTACGAGTGAACCGAAGCCCCGGCGTGGCCGCCGGGTGAGGATGACGGGCGCGGAGCGCCGGGAGCAGCTCCTCGACATCGGTCGCACGCTGTTCGCGGAGAAGGGCTTCGAGGGCACGTCGGTGGAGGAGATCGCGGCGAAGGCCGGGGTGTCCAAGCCGGTGGTGTACGAGCACTTCGGAGGCAAGGAGGGCCTGTACGCGGTGGTGGTGGACCGGGAGATGCGCCAGCTCCTGGACATGGTGACGGGTGCGCTGACCGCGGGTCATCCGCGCGAGCTCCTCGAACAGGCCGCGTTCGCCCTTCTGGACTACATCGAGCGGTACACGGACGGCTTCCGGATCCTGGTGCGGGACTCGCCGGTGGCGCAGTCGACGGGCACCTTCGCCTCGCTGATCAGCGACATCGCCACGCAGGTGGAGGACATCCTGGGCCTGGAGTTCAAGGCCCGCGGCTTCGATCCGAAGCTGGCCCCGCTGTACGCGCAGGCCCTGGTGGGCAGCGTGGCGCTGACCGGGCAGTGGTGGCTGGACGTGCGCAAGCCGAAGAAGGCGGAGGTCGCGGCGCACCTGGTGAACCTGGCCTGGCACGGCCTGGACGGCCTGGAGCAGAAGCCCCGGTTGATAGGGCACCGCAAGAACTGA